One Streptomyces formicae genomic window, GGCCCTGCGCGTGTTCCGGGGCGAGTCCGAAGGACAACTCGAACGAGGCGGCGGCGTGCCACAGTTCGCCCAGTGTGTGGACGACGACGCCGAGCACGATGACGACCACGGCGACCCAGCCGGGGGCGCCGCCCGCCGCCGCGATGAGGGCCGTGGCGAGGAGGAACGCCACCCCCGCGCGGCGCGCCACCCGGCCTGCCGCCGTGTTGTTGTCGACGCCGCGGCTGACCCGTACCTGAAGGCAGACCACGAGCGCGGTGTTGACCGCCACGCTCGCGCCGACGAACCACCGCGGCGCGTCGGTGTGGCCGATGATCCACAGCGGCAGGGCGAAGATCAGCACCTGGTTCTGTATGGACATGATGCCGTCCAGGGCGGTGAGCGCCACGTACGGCTTGTCCTTCAGGGCGGGCCAGCGGCTGCCCTCCGCCGGGGCTTCTATCGGCAGCACGGACGGCACGCGGGAGGCGAGGGCGGCGGAGGCGAGGAACAGGGCGGAGGTGCCGAGGATGAGGCTCAGATACGCGGCCCTGGTGTCCATCTGGACGGCGACGCCCGCCGCGAGGGCTCCGCAGCCGACGGCGATGTTGTTGAGGGCGCGCAGGTAGGAGCGGTAGCGGGTGGGGTGCGGAGCACCCAGGCTGCGGGTCAGCGGGCCGCGGGCTGCCGTACCGGCCGAGAGGGCGAGCTCGGCCACGCACAGGAACGCCATCAGCGAGAGGAAGGAGTGGACGAACACCAGTCCCGCCACGGCGAGGGCCTGCACGACGACCGCGAGCCGAAAGACCTCGCGCGGGCCGCGCCGGTCGGCCAGGCGGCCCACGGGGATTCCGGCGGCGAGTCCGATCAGTGCGGCGGCCCCCAGGGCGAACCCGACCTGGGAGACCGGGAGGCCCACGGAACGGGTGAAGAACAACGCGGCCCCCGCGATGAAGAGGCCCTTGCCTATCTGGTTGACGAACGTCGCCCCGGCGAAGGCGCGTTGGGGGCCCGTCCCGGGGATGAGGCCACGGGCCACGAGCCAGACCGGCAGCCCGCCCCCGGTGCCCTGCGCAACCGCTGTCCCGGTCCGTTCCATAGGAACTGCTCCCTCTCGTAGAATCGGTTGCAACGGTATGGATTTGATACCGGTATCTACAACGAAACCGGGAGCAGCCATGGGCAAGGCGTACAACGTGATGGCGGCGACCTGCCCGAGCCGCACGGTGCTGCACCGCATCGGCGCCCGCTGGACCGTGTTCGTCGTCAACGCCCTCGACGAAGGGCCGTGCCGCTTCGGCGAGTTGAAGGGGCACATCCGGGGGATCACCCCGAAGGTCCTGACCGAGACCCTGCGCTCCTTGGAGGCCGACGGTCTGGTCAGTCGTCATGAGTACGACGAGAACCCGCCCCGCGTCGAATACGCCCTGACACCGCTTGGCCGCTCCCTGCTCGTCCCGCTCCGCGCCGTACGACGCTGGGCCGAAGAGCACGTCCCGGACATCGAGGCGGCCCGGGCCCGCCGGCCGATCGCCTGACGCGGTCGCAGTCGCCCCGCCCGTTGCTTTCGCGGCTCAGGAAGCCAGGCCGACGTATTGGGCGTAGAGGGCGGCCTGCGTGCGGTGGGTGGCGCCGATCTTCAAGTAGATGCTGCTGAGATGGTTCTTCACGGTCTTCTCGGAGATGCCGAGTCTTCGGGCGATGAGCCGGTTGCTCAGCCCCACGGCCAGCAGCCGGAGTACGCCCCGCTCGCGTGCGGTGAGGGTGGGGCCGCCGTGCGGCGCGCTGTCCTCGGG contains:
- a CDS encoding MFS transporter: MERTGTAVAQGTGGGLPVWLVARGLIPGTGPQRAFAGATFVNQIGKGLFIAGAALFFTRSVGLPVSQVGFALGAAALIGLAAGIPVGRLADRRGPREVFRLAVVVQALAVAGLVFVHSFLSLMAFLCVAELALSAGTAARGPLTRSLGAPHPTRYRSYLRALNNIAVGCGALAAGVAVQMDTRAAYLSLILGTSALFLASAALASRVPSVLPIEAPAEGSRWPALKDKPYVALTALDGIMSIQNQVLIFALPLWIIGHTDAPRWFVGASVAVNTALVVCLQVRVSRGVDNNTAAGRVARRAGVAFLLATALIAAAGGAPGWVAVVVIVLGVVVHTLGELWHAAASFELSFGLAPEHAQGQYSGLFAIGQGLSNAVGPPVLGLLCIGWGGPGWLVVGAVLLVVGQVVPLVVKWSDRTHARVLG
- a CDS encoding winged helix-turn-helix transcriptional regulator, encoding MGKAYNVMAATCPSRTVLHRIGARWTVFVVNALDEGPCRFGELKGHIRGITPKVLTETLRSLEADGLVSRHEYDENPPRVEYALTPLGRSLLVPLRAVRRWAEEHVPDIEAARARRPIA